The Salvelinus alpinus chromosome 35, SLU_Salpinus.1, whole genome shotgun sequence genome window below encodes:
- the LOC139564199 gene encoding transcription initiation factor TFIID subunit 12-like, translating into MTQYQPQSNRSNFFTVKAEASSTPPLATSMANSSAAAPGKVMGTPGPAGRISPEGSQVLSKKKLQDLVREIDPNEQLDEDVEEMLLQIADDFIDSVVTAACQLARHRKSNTLEVKDVQLHLERQWNMWIPGYGSDEIRPYKKACTTEAHKQRMALIRKTTKK; encoded by the exons ATGACCCAGTACCAACCGCAGTCCAACCGTTCCAACTTCTTCACCGTGAAAGCCGAGGCCTCCTCAACACCACCTCTCGCCACCAGCATGGCCAATAGCAGCGCCGCCGCTCCAGGGAAGGTGATGGGCACACCTGGCCCTGCCGGCAGAATCAGCCCAGAAGGAAGTCAG GTGTTGAGTAAAAAGAAGCTGCAGGACCTAGTAAGAGAGATTGACCCCAATGAGCAGCTCGATGAGGATGTGGaggag ATGCTGCTGCAGATTGCAGATGACTTCATTGACAGTGTGGTGACGGCTGCCTGTCAGCTGGCCCGCCATCGCAAGTCCAACACCTTAGAAGTGAAGGACGTCCAGCTACACCTGG AGCGCCAATGGAACATGTGGATTCCTGGCTATGGTTCAGATGAGATTCGGCCGTATAAGAAGGCTTGTACCACAGAGGCCCACAAACAG AGAATGGCATTGATCCGCAAAACAACCAAAAAGTAG
- the LOC139564201 gene encoding discoidin, CUB and LCCL domain-containing protein 1 isoform X3, protein MSVGACEYLCCVFWAFVPLWIAQMIAGLIPCNNHCALVLFIQGLISCRQRGTHFVSQQFSVYCPAGCKDVTGDICGHSEQGYRDTSVLCKAAVHAGVVSDNLGGQITVTRGRSLTLYESSFANGILSKMGSLSEKKLVFTKECNDELTVSGFNASSIWREVNRLGQLVLWSPKNMDAEGQLLPWASDVSDREPWLELELTDKSSVTGIITRGSADFYVESYVLLFSKDRHNWKVYKAALSREKKVFEAHSDGYLRVLNSLFPPVVVRYLRLQPQSWQGRASAHVQVLGCPLPKIHPRPRSSGGSPSLKVDVSTTPHLNPVPTEGPVIIKDSSLSSNQPVIVAVGVVLGLILCVSCLLAGVWWKRRKKAAHMKNYSLPKEASQSFQEKSLPCPDSELISYPRERGVHDALPNPPLNDYAEPDVMAWGQKLGSTFRPAVEEGYTAPFTFNLYDTPGKLLEHTEPLTVEPEYATPFSDQPPDPHLATPQGTLHNNKHVLPMVSTGSRTTITQAQYDCPSHRELPNGYCTTSLHAKGPLPASVVYTEPEPLLSDSLQQHTYEEPF, encoded by the exons atgtctgttggtgcatgtgagtacctgtgctgtgtgttttgggctttcgtgcccttgtggattgcgcagatgattgcGGGTCTCATCCCGTGTAATAATCATTGTGCGCTAgtgttatttattcaag GTCTCATTTCGTGTCGACAGAGAGGAACACATTTTGTCTCTCAGCAGTTTAG TGTGTACTGTCCTGCTGGGTGTAAGGACGTGACAGGGGACATATGTGGTCACTCTGAGCAGGGTTACAGAGAT ACGTCAGTGTTGTGCAAAGCTGCGGTCCATGCCGGGGTGGTGTCAGACAACCTAGGAGGACAGATCACTGTGACCCGTGGGAGGAGCCTCACGCTTTATGAGTCCAGCTTTGCCAACGGAATTCTGTCCAAGAT GGGATCACTGTCTGAAAAGAAGCTGGTCTTCACCAAAG AGTGTAATGATGAACTGACTGTGTCTGGTTTCAATGCATCTTCCATCTGGAGAGAAGTGAACCGACTGGGGCAGCTTGTATTATGGTCTCCTAAGAACATGGATGCCGAGGGACAGTTACTACCCTGGGCATCGGACGTTAGTGACCGGGAGCCCTGGCTGGAGCTAGAGCTTACAGACAAGAGCAGTGTCACAG GAATAATAACAAGGGGATCGGCTGACTTCTACGTCGAATCTTACGTTCTCCTTTTTAGCAAAGACCGCCACAACTGGAAGGTCTACAAAGCTGCGCTCAGCAGAGAGAAAAAG GTGTTTGAAGCCCACTCTGATGGTTATCTGAGGGTTCTCAATAGCCTGTTTCCTCCGGTGGTGGTCCGGTACCTCCGGCTGCAGCCCCAGAGCTGGCAAGGTAGAGCCTCGGCACACGTCCAGGTCCTGGGCTGCCCTCTCCCCAAGATCCACCCCAGGCCTCGCTCCTCTGGGG GGTCTCCATCCTTAAAAGTTGATGTTAGCACAACACCTCATCTCAATCCAGTCCCCACAGAGGGCCCTGTTATCATAAAGGACTCAAGCCTGA GCTCCAATCAGCCAGTGATAGTTGCGGTGGGCGTGGTCCTCGGACTGATCCTGTGTGTTAGTTGTCTGTTGGCTGGAGTCTGGTGGAAAAGAAG GAAAAAAGCTGCACACATGAAAAACTATTCCTTACCCAAAG aagCCTCTCAGAGTTTCCAGGAGAAGAGCCTCCCCTGCCCCGACTCTGAGCTTATCTCCTACCCTCGAGAGCGGGGTGTCCATGATGCTTTACCCAACCCTCCTCTCAATG ACTATGCAGAGCCAGATGTGatggcttgggggcagaagcTTGGCTCCACCTTCCGGCCCGCAGTGGAGGAGGGCTACACCGCCCCCTTCACTTTCAACCTCTATGACACCCCTGGAAAGCTTCTAGAGCACACTGAGCCCTTGACCGTGGAGCCCGAGTATGCCACCCCATTCAGTGACCAGCCCCCAGATCCCCATCTGGCAACTCCACAGGGGACACTACACAACAACAAACATGTACTGCCTATGGTTTCTACAGGGTCAAGGACCACAATAACCCAGGCCCAGTATGACTGCCCCTCTCACAGAGAGTTGCCCAATGGCTATTGCACTACGTCTCTCCATGCCAAAGGCCCACTCCCGGCCAGTGTGGTCTACACTGAGCCTGAGCCCCTGTTGTCTGACTCCCTGCAACAGCACACATATGAGGAGCCTTTCTGA
- the LOC139564201 gene encoding discoidin, CUB and LCCL domain-containing protein 1 isoform X1, translating into MFLKPGQIRDAVNFWIVFSVVFIIVNGQEGNGCGHTVMATESGTLASQNYPWTYPVDSWCKWRLRVPKGRTLHLLFGDFDVERSPGCRNGSLTITPNNGAPSLGPLCGQLEDSERNVTVNSNEVTIVFYSGPHHSGRGFLFSYTTDQHSGLISCRQRGTHFVSQQFSVYCPAGCKDVTGDICGHSEQGYRDTSVLCKAAVHAGVVSDNLGGQITVTRGRSLTLYESSFANGILSKMGSLSEKKLVFTKECNDELTVSGFNASSIWREVNRLGQLVLWSPKNMDAEGQLLPWASDVSDREPWLELELTDKSSVTGIITRGSADFYVESYVLLFSKDRHNWKVYKAALSREKKVFEAHSDGYLRVLNSLFPPVVVRYLRLQPQSWQGRASAHVQVLGCPLPKIHPRPRSSGGSPSLKVDVSTTPHLNPVPTEGPVIIKDSSLSSNQPVIVAVGVVLGLILCVSCLLAGVWWKRRKKAAHMKNYSLPKEASQSFQEKSLPCPDSELISYPRERGVHDALPNPPLNDYAEPDVMAWGQKLGSTFRPAVEEGYTAPFTFNLYDTPGKLLEHTEPLTVEPEYATPFSDQPPDPHLATPQGTLHNNKHVLPMVSTGSRTTITQAQYDCPSHRELPNGYCTTSLHAKGPLPASVVYTEPEPLLSDSLQQHTYEEPF; encoded by the exons ATGTTCTTGAAACCTGGACAGATTAGAGATGCTGTGAATTTTTGGATCGTCTTTAGTGTCGTGTTTATAATTGTCAACGGACAGGAGG GCAATGGCTGCGGGCACACTGTGATGGCCACAGAAAGTGGCACCCTGGCCTCTCAGAACTACCCGTGGACCTACCCTGTTGATTCCTGGTGTAAGTGGAGACTGCGAGTTCCAAAGGGACGTACACTGCACCTCCTCTTTGGGGACTTTGACGTGGAAAGGAGTCCGGGCTGCAGGAATGGCTCCCTCACCATCACACCCAACAACGGAGCTCCCAGCCTGG GCCCCCTGTGTGGACAGCTTGAAGACTCCGAGAGAAATGTGACTGTAAACAGCAATGAGGTGACAATAGTATTCTACTCTGGCCCCCATCACTCAGGCCGAGGGTTCCTGTTCTCCTACACCACAGACCAACACTCAG GTCTCATTTCGTGTCGACAGAGAGGAACACATTTTGTCTCTCAGCAGTTTAG TGTGTACTGTCCTGCTGGGTGTAAGGACGTGACAGGGGACATATGTGGTCACTCTGAGCAGGGTTACAGAGAT ACGTCAGTGTTGTGCAAAGCTGCGGTCCATGCCGGGGTGGTGTCAGACAACCTAGGAGGACAGATCACTGTGACCCGTGGGAGGAGCCTCACGCTTTATGAGTCCAGCTTTGCCAACGGAATTCTGTCCAAGAT GGGATCACTGTCTGAAAAGAAGCTGGTCTTCACCAAAG AGTGTAATGATGAACTGACTGTGTCTGGTTTCAATGCATCTTCCATCTGGAGAGAAGTGAACCGACTGGGGCAGCTTGTATTATGGTCTCCTAAGAACATGGATGCCGAGGGACAGTTACTACCCTGGGCATCGGACGTTAGTGACCGGGAGCCCTGGCTGGAGCTAGAGCTTACAGACAAGAGCAGTGTCACAG GAATAATAACAAGGGGATCGGCTGACTTCTACGTCGAATCTTACGTTCTCCTTTTTAGCAAAGACCGCCACAACTGGAAGGTCTACAAAGCTGCGCTCAGCAGAGAGAAAAAG GTGTTTGAAGCCCACTCTGATGGTTATCTGAGGGTTCTCAATAGCCTGTTTCCTCCGGTGGTGGTCCGGTACCTCCGGCTGCAGCCCCAGAGCTGGCAAGGTAGAGCCTCGGCACACGTCCAGGTCCTGGGCTGCCCTCTCCCCAAGATCCACCCCAGGCCTCGCTCCTCTGGGG GGTCTCCATCCTTAAAAGTTGATGTTAGCACAACACCTCATCTCAATCCAGTCCCCACAGAGGGCCCTGTTATCATAAAGGACTCAAGCCTGA GCTCCAATCAGCCAGTGATAGTTGCGGTGGGCGTGGTCCTCGGACTGATCCTGTGTGTTAGTTGTCTGTTGGCTGGAGTCTGGTGGAAAAGAAG GAAAAAAGCTGCACACATGAAAAACTATTCCTTACCCAAAG aagCCTCTCAGAGTTTCCAGGAGAAGAGCCTCCCCTGCCCCGACTCTGAGCTTATCTCCTACCCTCGAGAGCGGGGTGTCCATGATGCTTTACCCAACCCTCCTCTCAATG ACTATGCAGAGCCAGATGTGatggcttgggggcagaagcTTGGCTCCACCTTCCGGCCCGCAGTGGAGGAGGGCTACACCGCCCCCTTCACTTTCAACCTCTATGACACCCCTGGAAAGCTTCTAGAGCACACTGAGCCCTTGACCGTGGAGCCCGAGTATGCCACCCCATTCAGTGACCAGCCCCCAGATCCCCATCTGGCAACTCCACAGGGGACACTACACAACAACAAACATGTACTGCCTATGGTTTCTACAGGGTCAAGGACCACAATAACCCAGGCCCAGTATGACTGCCCCTCTCACAGAGAGTTGCCCAATGGCTATTGCACTACGTCTCTCCATGCCAAAGGCCCACTCCCGGCCAGTGTGGTCTACACTGAGCCTGAGCCCCTGTTGTCTGACTCCCTGCAACAGCACACATATGAGGAGCCTTTCTGA
- the LOC139564201 gene encoding discoidin, CUB and LCCL domain-containing protein 1 isoform X2, with the protein MFLKPGQIRDAVNFWIVFSVVFIIVNGQEGNGCGHTVMATESGTLASQNYPWTYPVDSWCKWRLRVPKGRTLHLLFGDFDVERSPGCRNGSLTITPNNGAPSLGPLCGQLEDSERNVTVNSNEVTIVFYSGPHHSGRGFLFSYTTDQHSGLISCRQRGTHFVSQQFSVYCPAGCKDVTGDICGHSEQGYRDTSVLCKAAVHAGVVSDNLGGQITVTRGRSLTLYESSFANGILSKMGSLSEKKLVFTKECNDELTVSGFNASSIWREVNRLGQLVLWSPKNMDAEGQLLPWASDVSDREPWLELELTDKSSVTGIITRGSADFYVESYVLLFSKDRHNWKVYKAALSREKKVFEAHSDGYLRVLNSLFPPVVVRYLRLQPQSWQGRASAHVQVLGCPLPKIHPRPRSSGGSPSLKVDVSTTPHLNPVPTEGPVIIKDSSLSSNQPVIVAVGVVLGLILCVSCLLAGVWWKRRKKAAHMKNYSLPKASQSFQEKSLPCPDSELISYPRERGVHDALPNPPLNDYAEPDVMAWGQKLGSTFRPAVEEGYTAPFTFNLYDTPGKLLEHTEPLTVEPEYATPFSDQPPDPHLATPQGTLHNNKHVLPMVSTGSRTTITQAQYDCPSHRELPNGYCTTSLHAKGPLPASVVYTEPEPLLSDSLQQHTYEEPF; encoded by the exons ATGTTCTTGAAACCTGGACAGATTAGAGATGCTGTGAATTTTTGGATCGTCTTTAGTGTCGTGTTTATAATTGTCAACGGACAGGAGG GCAATGGCTGCGGGCACACTGTGATGGCCACAGAAAGTGGCACCCTGGCCTCTCAGAACTACCCGTGGACCTACCCTGTTGATTCCTGGTGTAAGTGGAGACTGCGAGTTCCAAAGGGACGTACACTGCACCTCCTCTTTGGGGACTTTGACGTGGAAAGGAGTCCGGGCTGCAGGAATGGCTCCCTCACCATCACACCCAACAACGGAGCTCCCAGCCTGG GCCCCCTGTGTGGACAGCTTGAAGACTCCGAGAGAAATGTGACTGTAAACAGCAATGAGGTGACAATAGTATTCTACTCTGGCCCCCATCACTCAGGCCGAGGGTTCCTGTTCTCCTACACCACAGACCAACACTCAG GTCTCATTTCGTGTCGACAGAGAGGAACACATTTTGTCTCTCAGCAGTTTAG TGTGTACTGTCCTGCTGGGTGTAAGGACGTGACAGGGGACATATGTGGTCACTCTGAGCAGGGTTACAGAGAT ACGTCAGTGTTGTGCAAAGCTGCGGTCCATGCCGGGGTGGTGTCAGACAACCTAGGAGGACAGATCACTGTGACCCGTGGGAGGAGCCTCACGCTTTATGAGTCCAGCTTTGCCAACGGAATTCTGTCCAAGAT GGGATCACTGTCTGAAAAGAAGCTGGTCTTCACCAAAG AGTGTAATGATGAACTGACTGTGTCTGGTTTCAATGCATCTTCCATCTGGAGAGAAGTGAACCGACTGGGGCAGCTTGTATTATGGTCTCCTAAGAACATGGATGCCGAGGGACAGTTACTACCCTGGGCATCGGACGTTAGTGACCGGGAGCCCTGGCTGGAGCTAGAGCTTACAGACAAGAGCAGTGTCACAG GAATAATAACAAGGGGATCGGCTGACTTCTACGTCGAATCTTACGTTCTCCTTTTTAGCAAAGACCGCCACAACTGGAAGGTCTACAAAGCTGCGCTCAGCAGAGAGAAAAAG GTGTTTGAAGCCCACTCTGATGGTTATCTGAGGGTTCTCAATAGCCTGTTTCCTCCGGTGGTGGTCCGGTACCTCCGGCTGCAGCCCCAGAGCTGGCAAGGTAGAGCCTCGGCACACGTCCAGGTCCTGGGCTGCCCTCTCCCCAAGATCCACCCCAGGCCTCGCTCCTCTGGGG GGTCTCCATCCTTAAAAGTTGATGTTAGCACAACACCTCATCTCAATCCAGTCCCCACAGAGGGCCCTGTTATCATAAAGGACTCAAGCCTGA GCTCCAATCAGCCAGTGATAGTTGCGGTGGGCGTGGTCCTCGGACTGATCCTGTGTGTTAGTTGTCTGTTGGCTGGAGTCTGGTGGAAAAGAAG GAAAAAAGCTGCACACATGAAAAACTATTCCTTACCCAAAG CCTCTCAGAGTTTCCAGGAGAAGAGCCTCCCCTGCCCCGACTCTGAGCTTATCTCCTACCCTCGAGAGCGGGGTGTCCATGATGCTTTACCCAACCCTCCTCTCAATG ACTATGCAGAGCCAGATGTGatggcttgggggcagaagcTTGGCTCCACCTTCCGGCCCGCAGTGGAGGAGGGCTACACCGCCCCCTTCACTTTCAACCTCTATGACACCCCTGGAAAGCTTCTAGAGCACACTGAGCCCTTGACCGTGGAGCCCGAGTATGCCACCCCATTCAGTGACCAGCCCCCAGATCCCCATCTGGCAACTCCACAGGGGACACTACACAACAACAAACATGTACTGCCTATGGTTTCTACAGGGTCAAGGACCACAATAACCCAGGCCCAGTATGACTGCCCCTCTCACAGAGAGTTGCCCAATGGCTATTGCACTACGTCTCTCCATGCCAAAGGCCCACTCCCGGCCAGTGTGGTCTACACTGAGCCTGAGCCCCTGTTGTCTGACTCCCTGCAACAGCACACATATGAGGAGCCTTTCTGA